A region of the Agrobacterium sp. RAC06 genome:
CTTCGATGTCCTGCTTCAGGCACCAGTCGACGGCGGTCGAGACATAGATATCCGGAGCGGGCAGGATGTTGCAGGTCGGCTGGCCGTTCGGGCCGTAGCCGGCTTCATCGATGATCTCGCGGTCGATAGCGATCGAGAGCGCGCGGCGCACGGCCGGGTCGGACAGTGCCGGGTGCGGGCCGGCTTCCTTGGTCGAGCGCTTGTCGCCGAGCGAGGGATCGACGCCGTAAGGGTTGATGTCGATACGTTCAACCTGGGTGCCGAAGGCGACTTCGATCTTGCCCTTGCCGGCAGCCATCATCTGGTCGAGGATTTCGGGCTCGACCTGCATGTTCCAGGCGTAGGCGAATTCGCCGGTCTCGAGAACCGAGCGCGCTGCGGAAGCGGCGTCACCGCCACCCTTCAGGGTGACCGAGGCGAAAGCCGGCTTGGCGGCGTCGCGGTAGTTCGGGTTGGCGGTGAAGGTCACGACGTCATTCGGCTTGAATTCGTTGACGACAAAGGGGCCGGTTCCAACAGGGCCAAAGTTTGCGGCCGTGCATTCCGGCGCCTTGGCGCCAAGGCAATCCTTGAACTGGGCTGCCTGGATGAGCGGAGCCTGTGCGCCGACAAAGGCGCTGTAGGGATAGGGCTTGGCATCGGCGAAGGATACCTTGATGGTGGAGGCGTCAACGGCTTCCACATTGGTCACGCCTTCGAAATAGGCGCCCTGGGCGCAGCCGCCGTCCGGTGCCGTGCAGTATTTCCAGGTGAAGATTGCGTCTTCGGCCGTAACGGCCGAGCCGTCGGACCATTTCAGGTCAGGCTTCAGCTTCCAGGTGATGCTCTTGAAATCGGCTGCTACGCCGCCGTTTTCAACAGTCGGGATTTCCGTGGCCAACATCGGCACCAGTGCGCCGGTCTCGTCGTAGCGGGCGAGCGGCTCGATGACCATCGAGGCTGCGTAAACTTCCTTGGTTCCCCCCGACAGATACGGGTTCATCGTCGAGACGGCCTGCCAGAAGATGATCTTCAGGTCGCCGTCCGTGCCGCGTTCGGCCATTGCCGGCGCTGCCGTCAGCGCGAAAGCGGCAGCCGACGCCGCCAGCATCATTTTGCGAGTGTTCATGTGCTCATTCCCCATTATTTTTGTTTGCAGGCATGATGGAAGACCGATCTGCCGGCCAGCGATGTGGCCAGCCCATTCGCGAAATGTCAACCACCTATCTTCTTGGTATTGCAGGAAAGTTTTCCAATCTGAGGCGCTCCGCAGAGTCGCGCAATGCGTTCCCGAACAGCGCAGTATCTGTCGGGTTGGCTAAAATTTAGGCCATGTAATCACAAGCCTATTTTCCATGCAAGACGGAATTTTGCGGCTTGCCAAAGCTGCGCATCGCGGCACAGTATGCGCGAAATCCTGCGGGGAACAACGACAAAAAGAGGTTACTTCATGCCAGTGCTCAACCGCGCCAGCGAACTCCAGCCCGAAGTCGCTGAGTGGCGCCGCCATCTGCACCAGAATCCCGAACTCCTGTTCGACGTGCATGGCACAGCGGCCTTCGTGGCCGAGAAGCTCGAGGAATTCGGCTGCGACGTAATCGAAACCGGGATCGGTCGGACCGGCGTGGTCGCGATCATCAAGGGCAATCGCGGCGATGGGCCGGTCGTCGGCTTCCGTGCCGACATGGATGC
Encoded here:
- a CDS encoding peptide ABC transporter substrate-binding protein; translated protein: MNTRKMMLAASAAAFALTAAPAMAERGTDGDLKIIFWQAVSTMNPYLSGGTKEVYAASMVIEPLARYDETGALVPMLATEIPTVENGGVAADFKSITWKLKPDLKWSDGSAVTAEDAIFTWKYCTAPDGGCAQGAYFEGVTNVEAVDASTIKVSFADAKPYPYSAFVGAQAPLIQAAQFKDCLGAKAPECTAANFGPVGTGPFVVNEFKPNDVVTFTANPNYRDAAKPAFASVTLKGGGDAASAARSVLETGEFAYAWNMQVEPEILDQMMAAGKGKIEVAFGTQVERIDINPYGVDPSLGDKRSTKEAGPHPALSDPAVRRALSIAIDREIIDEAGYGPNGQPTCNILPAPDIYVSTAVDWCLKQDIEGANKLLDDAGWVMGSDGVREKDGVKLSFLYQTSTNSVRQGTQALVKDMWSQIGVSVELRNISASVFFGGDPASPDTFQKFMADIQMYTNNFDGTDPEKYMAGWMCDKIPNPANGWQGENIVRYCNPEYDALVKELGQTGELEKRAEIAKKLNDMLSNDVAQIPLIHRGQPSAVNNTLLGVKMNAWDSELWNVADWSRAK